From Aerosticca soli, a single genomic window includes:
- a CDS encoding YggT family protein, with the protein MNYLSQALALLLGLLLDAAAALFVLRLLAEAARADFHNPFSQFVYRYSNPVLAPLRRMLPNWRRINLAALLVTYLILLIKRLALLALAGYSVTPAALLVLVLADFVDFLLLTWLVLIFGWTLLSMLHPDGYHPLQRFAGALVAPLLRPLRGKLVVGMFDFAPAVVMLILLLARILIAAPLFDLGMRLAV; encoded by the coding sequence ATGAATTACCTCAGCCAGGCACTCGCCCTCCTGCTCGGCCTGCTGCTCGACGCCGCCGCGGCGTTGTTCGTGCTGCGACTCCTCGCCGAGGCCGCCCGGGCCGATTTCCACAATCCTTTCAGCCAATTCGTCTACCGCTATTCCAACCCGGTGCTGGCGCCACTGCGACGCATGCTGCCGAACTGGCGGCGCATCAATCTGGCCGCCCTGCTGGTGACCTACCTGATCCTGCTGATCAAGCGGCTGGCGCTGCTCGCCCTGGCCGGCTACAGCGTCACGCCGGCGGCGCTGCTGGTGTTGGTGCTGGCCGACTTCGTCGATTTCCTGCTGCTCACCTGGCTGGTGCTGATCTTCGGTTGGACGCTACTTTCCATGCTGCATCCGGACGGCTACCACCCGCTGCAACGTTTCGCCGGCGCCCTGGTCGCGCCGCTTCTGCGCCCGCTGCGCGGCAAGCTGGTGGTGGGCATGTTCGACTTCGCGCCGGCCGTGGTCATGTTGATCCTGCTGCTCGCCCGCATCCTGATCGCCGCACCGCTGTTCGACCTCGGCA